The following proteins are co-located in the Parafannyhessea umbonata genome:
- a CDS encoding phosphoglycerate kinase, translating to MAFTKKTVRDVDVDGKRIIMRVDFNVPLKDGVVTDDTRVRAAIPTIKYLKEHNAGIVLMSHLGRPKGDGPEPELSLKPAAEKLAELTGYDVKFVDDTYGEKAEKAVAAVKPGDILVLENVRFDKREKKNDPEIAKKLASYGDIFVLDAFGTAHRAQGSVVGPAAYIPAVAGFLLEKEVDTLTSIFADPERPFVAIVGGSKVSSKIGVLDHLIDSADTLIIGGGMAYTFFLAKGYKVGTSLKEEDWVERAGEMLKKAEEKGVKILLPVDNVVADHFGEDAEGEVVDSDKIPDDRMGMDIGPKTRELYAEAIKGAKTVFWNGPMGVFEMDQFAVGTKAVAEAVAEVKGNGGTSIIGGGDSVAAINKFDLADKMSWISTGGGASMELVEGKALPGVEALLDA from the coding sequence ATGGCCTTTACCAAGAAGACCGTCCGCGACGTCGACGTCGACGGCAAGCGCATCATCATGCGCGTTGACTTCAACGTCCCCCTGAAGGACGGCGTCGTCACCGATGACACCCGCGTCAGGGCGGCCATCCCCACCATCAAGTACCTAAAGGAGCACAATGCCGGCATCGTGCTCATGAGCCACCTTGGTCGCCCCAAGGGCGACGGCCCCGAGCCCGAGCTGTCCCTGAAGCCCGCTGCCGAGAAGCTCGCTGAGCTCACCGGCTACGATGTCAAGTTCGTGGATGACACCTACGGCGAGAAGGCCGAGAAGGCCGTTGCCGCCGTCAAGCCCGGTGACATCCTCGTGCTCGAGAACGTCCGCTTCGACAAGCGCGAGAAGAAGAACGACCCTGAGATCGCGAAGAAGCTCGCGTCCTACGGCGACATCTTCGTCCTTGACGCCTTCGGCACCGCGCACCGTGCACAGGGCTCCGTCGTAGGCCCGGCCGCCTACATCCCGGCCGTCGCGGGCTTCCTGCTGGAGAAGGAGGTCGATACCCTGACCTCGATCTTCGCCGATCCCGAGCGCCCGTTCGTCGCAATCGTCGGCGGCTCCAAGGTCTCCAGCAAGATTGGTGTCCTCGACCACCTGATCGACTCCGCTGACACCCTGATAATCGGTGGCGGCATGGCCTACACCTTCTTCCTGGCCAAGGGCTACAAGGTCGGTACCTCCCTCAAAGAGGAGGACTGGGTCGAGCGCGCTGGCGAGATGCTGAAGAAGGCAGAGGAGAAGGGCGTCAAGATCCTGCTCCCCGTCGACAACGTCGTCGCAGACCACTTCGGCGAGGACGCCGAGGGCGAGGTCGTCGACTCCGACAAGATTCCCGATGACCGCATGGGCATGGACATCGGTCCCAAGACCCGCGAGCTCTACGCCGAGGCCATCAAGGGCGCGAAGACCGTCTTCTGGAACGGCCCCATGGGCGTTTTCGAGATGGATCAGTTCGCCGTTGGCACCAAGGCGGTCGCCGAGGCAGTTGCCGAGGTCAAGGGCAATGGTGGCACCTCCATCATCGGCGGTGGCGACTCCGTCGCGGCAATCAACAAGTTCGACCTTGCCGACAAGATGAGCTGGATCTCCACCGGCGGTGGCGCTTCCATGGAGCTCGTCGAGGGCAAGGCCCTTCCTGGAGTGGAGGCGCTTCTCGATGCGTAA
- the gap gene encoding type I glyceraldehyde-3-phosphate dehydrogenase — protein MAVKVAINGFGRIGRLAFRQMFGHEGSEIVAINDLTSPEMLAYLLKYDSTQGNYSRDHEVTAGEDSITVDGKTIKIYKEADANNLPWGELGVDVVLECTGFYTSKAKSQAHLNAGAKKVVISAPAGNDLKTIVYNVNHETLTADDDIISAASCTTNCLAPMAKGLNDFAPIVSGIMTTIHAYTGDQMILDGPQRKGNFRRSRAGAENIVPNTTGAAKAIGLVLPELNGKLIGAAQRVPTPTGSLTNLYAVVDKEVTVEGVNAAMKAYSEKIPETFGYNEDQIVSRDIVGMTYGSLFDATQTMVNPLGNGQSLVQVTSWYDNENSFTSQMVRTIKYFEKFVA, from the coding sequence ATGGCAGTTAAGGTTGCAATCAACGGCTTTGGCCGCATCGGTCGTCTGGCCTTCCGTCAGATGTTCGGTCACGAGGGCTCCGAGATCGTCGCAATCAACGACCTCACCTCCCCTGAGATGCTCGCATACCTGCTGAAGTATGACTCTACGCAGGGCAACTACTCTCGCGACCACGAGGTTACCGCCGGTGAGGATTCCATTACCGTCGACGGCAAGACCATTAAGATTTACAAGGAGGCTGACGCCAACAACCTGCCTTGGGGCGAGCTCGGCGTCGATGTCGTCCTCGAGTGCACCGGCTTCTACACCTCCAAGGCAAAGTCTCAGGCTCACCTGAACGCTGGCGCCAAGAAGGTCGTCATCTCCGCCCCCGCAGGCAACGACCTCAAGACCATCGTCTACAACGTCAACCACGAGACGCTGACCGCTGACGATGACATCATCTCCGCTGCCTCCTGCACCACCAACTGCCTTGCTCCTATGGCCAAGGGCCTGAACGACTTCGCCCCCATCGTCTCCGGCATCATGACGACCATCCACGCCTACACCGGCGACCAGATGATCCTCGACGGCCCGCAGCGCAAGGGCAACTTCCGTCGTTCCCGCGCCGGCGCGGAGAACATCGTCCCGAACACCACCGGTGCCGCCAAGGCCATCGGCCTGGTCCTTCCTGAGCTCAACGGCAAGCTCATCGGTGCCGCCCAGCGCGTCCCGACGCCGACCGGCTCCCTCACCAACCTCTATGCCGTGGTTGACAAGGAGGTCACCGTCGAGGGCGTCAACGCCGCGATGAAGGCCTACTCCGAGAAGATCCCCGAGACCTTCGGCTACAACGAGGACCAGATCGTCTCTCGCGACATCGTCGGCATGACCTATGGCTCGCTGTTCGACGCCACCCAGACCATGGTCAACCCGCTCGGCAACGGCCAGAGCCTCGTCCAGGTCACCTCTTGGTACGACAACGAGAACTCCTTCACCTCCCAGATGGTCCGCACCATCAAGTACTTCGAGAAGTTCGTCGCCTAG
- the whiA gene encoding DNA-binding protein WhiA — protein sequence MSFTAQVKDELSRVEGECPYCAYAQLSAITRVCGTLSFRGSGRYSIRVATETGAVARTMIKLTHELFELETPLTVRHSNLHKTRNYLIEIPEQDELEDDLVRLGILERGHGLTPGVPARLVERDCCKRAYVRGAFMAGGFIADPRGDFHLEIAVTGEEFARQLMGIMADLGVEARLNRRRGSYAIYLKSFDEIETLLRAMGATRTAQAINNVRRVKSLKNDVNRRVNAEIANQARSTGAAAEQLELIARAERTIGLRALPPALREFCLLRRENPEVSLAALGKRCNPVSSKSAMYHRVLRLQRLVEEAASTNDQ from the coding sequence ATGTCGTTTACCGCGCAGGTCAAAGACGAGCTGTCGCGCGTGGAGGGGGAGTGCCCCTACTGCGCGTACGCCCAGCTGTCCGCGATAACCCGCGTGTGCGGGACGCTGTCGTTTCGCGGCAGCGGACGATACTCCATACGCGTCGCGACGGAGACCGGGGCCGTGGCCCGCACGATGATCAAGCTTACGCACGAGCTGTTCGAGCTCGAGACGCCGCTCACCGTGCGCCATTCCAACCTGCACAAGACCCGCAACTATCTGATAGAGATCCCGGAGCAGGACGAGCTCGAGGATGACCTGGTACGGCTGGGCATCCTGGAGCGCGGGCACGGCCTCACCCCCGGCGTGCCCGCGCGCCTTGTGGAGCGCGACTGCTGCAAGCGGGCGTACGTGCGCGGCGCGTTCATGGCGGGCGGCTTCATCGCGGACCCGCGCGGGGACTTTCATCTCGAGATAGCGGTGACGGGGGAGGAGTTCGCTCGGCAGCTCATGGGCATCATGGCGGATTTGGGCGTCGAGGCGCGCCTGAACAGGCGCCGGGGTAGCTACGCCATCTACCTTAAGAGCTTCGACGAGATAGAGACGCTCCTGCGTGCCATGGGCGCCACCCGCACTGCGCAGGCAATAAACAACGTGCGGCGCGTGAAGTCGCTGAAGAACGACGTGAACCGCCGCGTGAACGCGGAGATCGCGAACCAGGCTCGCTCGACGGGAGCCGCCGCGGAGCAGCTGGAACTCATCGCGCGGGCGGAGAGAACGATTGGCCTCAGGGCGCTACCGCCAGCACTGAGGGAGTTCTGCCTGCTCAGGAGGGAGAACCCCGAGGTGTCGCTCGCGGCCTTGGGCAAGAGGTGCAACCCCGTCTCCTCGAAGTCCGCCATGTATCATCGAGTGCTTCGTCTGCAACGGCTGGTCGAGGAGGCTGCGAGTACGAATGACCAATAA